A DNA window from Streptomyces canus contains the following coding sequences:
- a CDS encoding S53 family peptidase: MAKKAYAAPGRPGRAAAKTARRARAITVASSAAVALIAVTATANGAITEAATAGSGAPKRIGAAPHVPTGATITGATASGTTLHLSVNLAPRDPQSLADFVTAVSTPGSARYHRYLAKGQFASVFGPTRATIAGVSQALKAAGLSPGKVSPDGLSIPVTATAAQASHAFGTGFRNVRLKDGTTDYLNTSAPAMPANVASSVTGIVGLSSVNTVTSHHSAVRRASRHSSATAVSGRSSSAVTADTYNPALCADFTGSGLTDGTDYYSPGKLAGAYGMTSSATAGAGQTVAVFELENVDAGSVAAYQSCVGTSTSVSHVYVDTTSGAGAPATDGSVGVESALDIEDLIGLVPGASIIDYQGPDAASATDQNVLDVYQRMVTDDQAQVVSTSWGECEAVESSATASAENTIFAEAAAQGQSVVAASGDDGSSDCYSATGSTAKAVDDPASQPYVTGVGGTTMTSSGSTTTQTTWGNDAGGTGGGVSSRWAPVVYQGGVATTTKRAVPDVSALADPADGYPIYLQDDSQSSSPVPGIVGGTSGAAPTWAAAIVQANAGTACQANGRVGFLNNALYKAARSSYPANLWDVTSGDNSVYATGYTAAAGYDEVTGLGSPKEAGLTTALCAAQGTAATGASTFHPLSSPKRLLDTRNGTGWGLSSIPTTKPLVAGGTAPVKIEGAGGIPSSGVTAVVLNLTVTGTTGSGSLIAWADGTSKPSTSNLNWTAAGQTIAASATVKVAGDGVVDLYTSSTTHLIADVQGYYTSSTTGSKYTALTPARLLDTRSKVGISTTTKISNAVISLKVRGHGGVPTGASSVVLNLTATQTVGGGYLEAYPEGATRPTASNLNWSATGTTIPNLVVVPIGSDGNVSVYVHGTSHVIADVSGYFSTSGSTFDTVTPLRLLDTRQTTALGAGKTLALQISGRDAIPSTGVKAVVLTVTVTGTTGSGYLTAWADGGSRPTASNLNWVQGKTIANQVIVPVGSDGKVDFYTSSTTQVLADVAGYIS; this comes from the coding sequence ATGGCCAAGAAGGCCTACGCCGCGCCGGGACGTCCCGGGCGCGCGGCAGCCAAGACCGCCAGACGGGCCAGGGCGATCACCGTGGCTTCCAGCGCTGCCGTCGCCCTCATCGCCGTCACCGCGACCGCCAACGGCGCGATCACCGAGGCGGCAACGGCCGGATCGGGCGCACCCAAGCGAATAGGCGCGGCACCGCATGTCCCGACGGGTGCGACCATCACCGGCGCGACCGCGTCGGGAACCACGCTGCACCTCAGCGTGAACCTGGCCCCACGCGACCCGCAGTCGCTGGCGGACTTCGTCACCGCGGTGTCCACGCCGGGCAGCGCCCGATACCACCGTTACCTGGCCAAGGGGCAGTTCGCTTCGGTCTTCGGTCCTACCCGGGCCACCATCGCGGGAGTCTCACAGGCGTTGAAGGCGGCCGGTCTCTCTCCCGGCAAGGTCAGCCCCGACGGCCTGTCCATCCCGGTCACCGCCACCGCTGCGCAGGCGTCCCACGCCTTCGGCACCGGCTTTCGGAACGTTCGGCTGAAGGACGGCACCACCGACTACCTCAACACCTCGGCCCCCGCGATGCCCGCGAACGTGGCGTCCTCGGTGACCGGGATCGTCGGCCTGAGCAGCGTCAACACTGTCACCAGCCACCACTCTGCGGTGCGTCGCGCGAGCAGACACAGCTCTGCCACCGCCGTCTCCGGACGCAGTTCGAGCGCGGTGACCGCCGATACGTACAACCCGGCGCTCTGCGCCGACTTCACCGGCTCGGGCCTGACCGACGGCACCGACTACTACAGCCCCGGCAAGCTGGCCGGCGCCTACGGGATGACCAGCTCCGCCACTGCCGGCGCGGGGCAGACCGTGGCCGTGTTCGAGCTGGAGAACGTCGACGCCGGCAGCGTCGCCGCGTACCAGTCCTGCGTCGGCACCAGCACCTCGGTCTCCCACGTGTACGTCGATACGACGTCAGGGGCGGGCGCCCCGGCCACCGACGGATCGGTCGGCGTGGAGTCGGCGCTCGACATCGAGGACCTGATCGGTCTGGTGCCCGGCGCGAGCATCATCGACTACCAGGGCCCGGACGCCGCGTCCGCGACCGACCAGAACGTGCTCGACGTCTACCAGCGGATGGTCACCGACGACCAGGCGCAGGTCGTCTCCACCAGTTGGGGTGAATGCGAGGCGGTCGAGAGCAGCGCGACCGCGAGTGCCGAGAACACCATCTTCGCGGAGGCTGCCGCCCAGGGACAGAGCGTCGTCGCCGCTTCGGGCGACGACGGTTCCAGCGACTGCTACAGCGCGACCGGCTCCACGGCCAAGGCGGTCGACGACCCCGCGAGCCAGCCCTACGTCACCGGTGTCGGTGGTACCACGATGACCAGCTCGGGCAGCACCACGACTCAGACGACGTGGGGGAACGATGCCGGTGGTACCGGTGGCGGTGTCTCCTCGCGCTGGGCGCCCGTCGTCTACCAGGGCGGTGTCGCCACCACCACCAAGCGGGCCGTCCCGGATGTCTCCGCTCTGGCGGACCCGGCCGACGGGTATCCGATCTACCTCCAGGACGACAGTCAGTCCTCCAGCCCCGTTCCCGGCATCGTCGGCGGCACCAGCGGTGCGGCCCCGACCTGGGCCGCCGCGATCGTCCAGGCCAACGCCGGCACGGCCTGCCAGGCCAATGGCCGGGTCGGCTTCCTCAACAACGCCCTCTACAAGGCCGCACGCAGCAGCTACCCGGCGAACCTTTGGGACGTCACCAGCGGCGACAACTCCGTGTACGCCACCGGCTACACGGCGGCGGCCGGCTACGACGAGGTGACCGGCCTGGGATCGCCCAAGGAGGCCGGCCTGACCACCGCACTGTGCGCAGCCCAGGGCACAGCAGCCACGGGCGCCTCCACCTTCCATCCGCTCAGCAGCCCCAAGCGCCTGCTGGACACCCGCAACGGCACCGGCTGGGGCCTCAGCTCCATCCCGACCACCAAGCCCCTGGTCGCGGGCGGTACCGCCCCGGTCAAGATCGAGGGTGCCGGGGGGATCCCCAGCAGCGGAGTGACCGCTGTCGTGCTCAACCTCACGGTCACCGGCACCACCGGCTCGGGTTCGTTGATCGCCTGGGCCGACGGCACCAGCAAACCGTCGACCAGCAACCTCAACTGGACCGCCGCGGGCCAGACCATCGCGGCCTCGGCGACCGTGAAGGTGGCCGGCGACGGCGTGGTGGACCTCTACACGAGCAGCACCACCCACCTGATCGCCGATGTCCAGGGTTACTACACCAGCAGCACCACCGGCTCGAAGTACACGGCGCTGACCCCGGCCCGTCTGCTGGACACCCGCTCCAAGGTCGGCATCTCCACCACCACCAAGATCTCCAACGCGGTGATCAGCCTCAAGGTCCGCGGTCATGGAGGCGTGCCGACCGGCGCCAGCTCCGTGGTGCTCAACCTGACGGCCACCCAGACCGTCGGCGGGGGATACCTGGAGGCCTACCCCGAAGGCGCCACCCGCCCGACCGCGTCCAACCTCAACTGGTCGGCCACCGGGACCACCATCCCCAACCTGGTGGTCGTGCCGATCGGCAGCGACGGCAACGTCAGCGTCTACGTGCACGGCACCAGCCACGTGATCGCCGACGTCTCCGGCTACTTCTCCACCAGCGGCTCGACCTTCGACACGGTCACCCCGCTGCGCCTGCTGGACACACGTCAGACGACGGCGCTGGGCGCCGGCAAGACGCTGGCCCTGCAGATCTCGGGGCGCGACGCCATCCCGTCCACCGGCGTCAAGGCCGTCGTGCTGACCGTCACCGTCACCGGCACCACCGGCAGCGGCTACCTCACCGCCTGGGCCGACGGCGGCAGCCGTCCGACGGCCTCCAACCTGAACTGGGTGCAGGGCAAGACGATCGCCAACCAGGTGATCGTGCCGGTCGGCTCCGACGGCAAGGTGGACTTCTACACGAGCAGCACCACCCAGGTGCTCGCGGACGTGGCCGGCTACATCAGCTGA